One window from the genome of Acidobacteriota bacterium encodes:
- the gap gene encoding type I glyceraldehyde-3-phosphate dehydrogenase, with amino-acid sequence MAIKVGINGFGRIGRNIMRAALRSGEQGIEFVAVNDITNPETLAHLFKYDSVLGNLSDEVAVEGGGLRVGARHFQVLSERDPAALPWSDLGVDIVVESTGLFTKRDDAAKHLAAGAKTVIISAPGKAPDLTLVLGVNDDQYDPARHRIISNASCTTNCLAPVAKVLHESFGLRRGWMTTIHSYTNDQKLLDLPHQDLRRARAAGVSMIPTTTGAASAVGQVLPELQGRLDGIAMRVPTPNVSVVDLVAEVERKAGAEEINAAFGAAAGGPLAGILQLSQEPLVSVDFKGNPHSSIVDASYTKVMEGDFVKVLSWYDNEWGYSSRCVDLVKLIAAKSA; translated from the coding sequence ATGGCCATCAAGGTGGGGATCAACGGGTTCGGGCGGATCGGCCGCAACATCATGCGGGCCGCCCTGCGGAGCGGCGAGCAGGGTATCGAGTTCGTCGCCGTCAACGACATCACGAATCCGGAGACGCTGGCCCACCTGTTCAAGTACGACTCGGTGCTCGGCAACCTGTCCGACGAGGTGGCGGTCGAAGGCGGCGGGCTGCGGGTAGGCGCGCGCCACTTCCAGGTGCTGTCCGAGCGCGACCCGGCGGCCCTTCCCTGGAGCGACCTCGGCGTCGACATCGTGGTGGAGTCGACCGGCCTGTTCACGAAGCGGGACGACGCCGCGAAGCACCTCGCCGCCGGAGCGAAGACCGTGATCATCAGCGCCCCGGGCAAGGCTCCCGACCTGACCCTGGTGCTCGGCGTCAACGACGACCAGTACGACCCGGCGCGGCACCGGATCATCTCCAACGCCTCTTGCACCACCAACTGCCTGGCCCCGGTGGCCAAGGTGCTGCACGAGAGCTTCGGCCTGCGCCGCGGCTGGATGACGACGATCCACTCGTACACGAACGACCAGAAGCTGCTCGACCTGCCGCACCAGGACCTGCGGCGCGCGCGGGCCGCCGGCGTCTCGATGATCCCGACCACGACCGGGGCGGCGTCGGCGGTCGGGCAGGTGCTGCCGGAGCTGCAGGGCCGGCTGGACGGCATCGCGATGCGGGTGCCGACGCCCAACGTGTCGGTGGTCGACCTGGTGGCCGAGGTGGAACGGAAGGCCGGCGCGGAGGAGATCAACGCCGCGTTCGGCGCCGCGGCCGGCGGCCCGCTCGCCGGCATTCTCCAGTTGTCGCAGGAGCCGCTGGTCTCGGTCGATTTCAAGGGCAACCCCCACTCGTCGATCGTCGACGCGTCGTACACGAAGGTGATGGAAGGCGACTTCGTCAAGGTGCTGTCGTGGTACGACAACGAGTGGGGCTACTCGTCCCGCTGCGTCGACCTGGTGAAGCTGATCGCGGCGAAGTCGGCATAG